The following are encoded in a window of Gramella sp. MT6 genomic DNA:
- a CDS encoding FAD/NAD(P)-binding oxidoreductase: MKTVVIGGNFAGLTAALELKRKGKQEQEVVVIDKSTVFLFIPSLIWVPFGRREIKDISFRKDELLRKKGVEFINAEAIKVDPDKNIVVTSKGDVSYDQLVIATGPKVKYDVAPGVKEYAHYIGTPKGAMETRKALEKFKKDPGPVVIGATQNAGCMGAAYEFLFNIEKWLREQKIRKKVDLYWITPETFLGHFGIDGIKGGETMLKSFMKMFHIHYRTEVGVKEVFKDRVELTTGEILPSKFTMLMPPFIGVDFVTNSPGLHATEAGYIPVTNDYRHVDYPNVWAAGIAVDVKLPFTPGKIPFSGPKTGYPSDETGKIVAENIIRLSKGETKLKEKAWGKIPGICVMDAGKKEVIILSDTLFKPRKFAVMIPNVLYDFSKVLFEKYFMWKTKRGLSYLP, from the coding sequence ATGAAAACTGTAGTGATTGGAGGGAATTTTGCCGGTTTAACTGCTGCGCTGGAATTAAAGAGAAAAGGAAAACAAGAGCAGGAAGTTGTCGTTATTGATAAATCTACTGTATTCCTTTTTATTCCATCCCTCATATGGGTTCCGTTTGGAAGAAGAGAGATTAAGGATATTTCTTTCCGTAAAGATGAACTTTTAAGAAAGAAAGGAGTTGAGTTCATTAATGCCGAAGCAATTAAGGTAGATCCAGACAAAAATATTGTAGTTACTAGTAAAGGTGATGTAAGTTATGATCAGCTGGTGATTGCCACCGGGCCAAAGGTAAAATATGATGTTGCTCCCGGTGTTAAGGAGTATGCTCATTATATTGGCACACCCAAAGGTGCGATGGAAACACGAAAAGCTCTTGAAAAATTTAAAAAAGATCCTGGCCCTGTGGTTATTGGAGCAACTCAAAATGCGGGTTGTATGGGAGCGGCTTACGAATTTCTGTTCAATATTGAAAAATGGCTTCGCGAGCAGAAGATTCGTAAAAAAGTCGATCTGTACTGGATCACTCCAGAAACCTTTTTAGGTCACTTTGGAATTGACGGAATAAAAGGTGGGGAAACCATGTTGAAATCCTTCATGAAAATGTTTCATATTCATTACAGAACAGAGGTAGGGGTTAAAGAGGTTTTTAAAGACAGGGTAGAACTGACTACCGGTGAAATTCTACCGAGTAAGTTTACCATGTTAATGCCACCTTTTATTGGAGTTGATTTTGTAACCAATTCACCTGGCCTCCACGCAACCGAAGCTGGATATATCCCGGTAACCAATGATTACAGGCATGTGGATTATCCCAATGTCTGGGCAGCGGGAATTGCGGTAGATGTGAAATTGCCCTTTACACCTGGAAAGATACCTTTCTCTGGTCCTAAAACAGGTTATCCTTCAGATGAAACTGGTAAGATCGTGGCAGAGAATATAATCAGATTGTCTAAGGGAGAAACTAAGCTTAAAGAAAAAGCCTGGGGTAAAATTCCTGGAATATGCGTTATGGATGCAGGTAAAAAAGAAGTGATCATTCTTTCTGACACACTTTTTAAACCCAGAAAATTCGCGGTAATGATCCCTAATGTGCTTTACGATTTCTCTAAAGTACTATTTGAGAAATACTTTATGTGGAAAACGAAACGTGGTTTGTCCTATTTACCATGA
- a CDS encoding type III pantothenate kinase, giving the protein MNLVIDAGNTSVKTAVFQNNRLLEKQNFKKENFSKEFQKIRKNFPEITKSIISSVTSGGIEMISELKKSFPVLELDNSTPVPFENRYATPKTLGKDRIALVTAAVNSFPGKNVLIIDAGTCITYDIKTAEEVYLGGAISPGLNMRFNSLHKFTANLPLVIPKPEAELIGNTTQTSILSGIINGIKMELTGTIESYRSQFEDLTVIFTGGDSQILSIPLKNSIFANSNFLLEGLNFILEFNNTQ; this is encoded by the coding sequence ATGAATTTAGTAATTGATGCCGGAAATACTTCAGTAAAGACTGCTGTTTTTCAAAACAATAGGTTGCTGGAAAAGCAGAATTTCAAAAAGGAAAATTTTTCAAAAGAATTTCAAAAGATCCGGAAAAACTTTCCCGAAATCACCAAATCTATAATTTCCAGTGTCACTTCTGGAGGGATTGAAATGATTTCAGAGCTAAAAAAGTCATTCCCGGTCCTGGAATTGGATAATTCTACACCGGTTCCTTTCGAAAACAGGTATGCCACTCCCAAAACTTTAGGAAAAGACAGAATTGCCCTGGTAACTGCCGCGGTAAATTCATTTCCAGGAAAGAATGTTTTGATCATCGATGCCGGTACCTGCATTACTTATGATATCAAAACGGCTGAAGAGGTCTATTTAGGAGGTGCGATTTCTCCAGGTTTAAATATGAGATTTAATAGTCTGCACAAGTTTACCGCAAATTTACCGTTAGTTATTCCGAAGCCGGAAGCCGAATTAATAGGTAATACTACTCAAACCAGTATCTTATCCGGAATTATTAATGGAATAAAAATGGAATTAACGGGAACCATAGAATCCTACCGCTCTCAATTTGAAGATTTAACAGTTATTTTTACAGGAGGGGATAGCCAAATTTTGTCTATACCATTAAAAAATAGCATATTTGCCAACTCAAATTTTTTGTTAGAAGGACTTAATTTCATTCTAGAATTTAACAATACTCAATGA